The genomic segment CCCACCCCCAGGTGGTGGAGAAAGCCGCCGTGCAGCACGCCTCGTCGGTGATCGGCATCATCTTGAAGAAGGCCTACCCGGACGAGCGCCAGCGCGAGAAGGACGCCAGCAAGTTCGTGGCGCTCGTGCTCCGCTCGCACGGCTTCTACACCTACGAGCACTGCACCCGGCTCATCGACCTGGCGTCCGATCTGGCCGAGATGGCCGGACACGGCGACCCGGAAACCCGCAAGCGCATCGCTGACGGCATGACCTACAAGGACCTGGGTGAGGTGGAGTATCTCATCTCCCGCAGCTCTCCCCGCCAGCGCCAGGTGCTCACCGAGTACCTGGGGGGCCAGAAGATGGCCCAGTCCGGCCTGCTGCACGACATCGGGAAGATCAAGATCCCCAAGGAGATCCTCTACAAGCCGGGCATGCTCACGCCAGACGAGGCCAAGACCATGCAGATGCACCCGGTGTACGGCGCCCAGATCCTCGAAGCCATCGCGCCGCTGGCGCACGCGGCACCCGCCGCGCGCCACCACCACGAGCGGTTCGATGGCAAGGGCTACCCGGATCGCCTGGCGGGCGAGCAGATCCCGTTCGAAGCCCGGGTCATCGCCATCGTCGACGCATTCGACGCCATGGCCGCCGATCGACCCTATCGAAAAGGGCTGCCCCTCGAGGTCTGTCGCAACGAGCTGGTGAAGGGGCGAGGCAAGCAGTTCGACCCCACGCTCGTGGAAGGCTTCATGGAAGTGCTCGACGCAAAGTTCGTGCGCGGCAGCGCCAACCTCGAAGACTACCGCCTCGGCCCGGGCGCCTGACGCGC from the Pseudomonadota bacterium genome contains:
- a CDS encoding HD domain-containing protein — encoded protein: HPQVVEKAAVQHASSVIGIILKKAYPDERQREKDASKFVALVLRSHGFYTYEHCTRLIDLASDLAEMAGHGDPETRKRIADGMTYKDLGEVEYLISRSSPRQRQVLTEYLGGQKMAQSGLLHDIGKIKIPKEILYKPGMLTPDEAKTMQMHPVYGAQILEAIAPLAHAAPAARHHHERFDGKGYPDRLAGEQIPFEARVIAIVDAFDAMAADRPYRKGLPLEVCRNELVKGRGKQFDPTLVEGFMEVLDAKFVRGSANLEDYRLGPGA